The Coffea eugenioides isolate CCC68of chromosome 8, Ceug_1.0, whole genome shotgun sequence genome has a segment encoding these proteins:
- the LOC113781315 gene encoding sugar carrier protein C-like, translating into MAGGGIAPSKGKAYPGNMTCKVFVTCIVAAMGGLIFGYDIGISGGVISMPLFLKKFFPDVWRKEQGMSPSTNQYCTYNSETLTLFTSSLYFAALLASFVASSVTRACGRRVSMVIGGTLFLAGSAVNGFAQNVLMLIIGRLLLGFGIGFANQSVPVYLSEMAPYRYRGALNMVFQLSITIGILGANLLNYFMANLKYGWRISLGCAAVPGIIFIVGSLLLPDTPNSLIERGKREEAKIMLQKIRGIRDVDEEFDDLVIASEESKKVQHPWANIMKEKNRPQLTFAMLIPFFQQFTGINVIMFYAPVLFKTIGFGSTASLMSAVITGLVNCLSTLVSIAIVDRFGRRGLFLEGGSQMLIMQLAIAAAIGAKFGVSGNPGSLPKGYALAVVAMICVYVAGFAWSWGPLGWLVPSEIFPLEVRSAGQSINVSVNMIFTFVVAQIFPVMLCKLKFGLFLFFSFFVVIMTIFIYKFFPETKGVPIEEMAIVWSRHPYWRKFVPAPDNIDDDRKPGSGRIGIEIVKKEQDC; encoded by the exons ATGGCAGGTGGAGGAATTGCCCCATCCAAGGGGAAGGCTTATCCTGGAAATATGACATGTAAAGTCTTCGTGACTTGCATTGTTGCTGCAATGGGAGGCTTAATCTTCGGTTATGATATCGGCATTTCAG GTGGGGTTATATCGATGCCtctttttttaaagaaattcTTCCCGGACGTCTGGAGGAAGGAGCAAGGCATGAGTCCCTCAACAAATCAGTACTGTACATACAACAGCGAAACGTTGACATTGTTTACATCTTCGCTGTATTTTGCTGCTCTCTTAGCATCTTTTGTAGCTTCCAGTGTTACTCGTGCATGTGGACGAAGAGTCTCCATGGTGATTGGCGGAACGCTTTTCCTAGCTGGTTCTGCTGTCAATGGATTTGCACAAAATGTCTTGATGCTCATTATTGGCAGGCTCCTTCTTGGTTTTGGTATTGGATTTGCTAATCAG TCTGTGCCCGTGTACCTCTCTGAGATGGCTCCATACAGATATCGTGGAGCTCTGAACATGGTGTTTCAATTGTCAATCACAATAGGTATCCTTGGGGCCAATCTATTGAACTATTTTATGGCAAATTTGAAGTATGGATGGCGTATAAGCTTGGGGTGTGCAGCTGTACCAGGCATTATTTTCATCGTCGGATCCTTACTCCTTCCTGATACTCCCAACTCATTGATCGAGCGTGGCAAGCGCGAAGAAGCCAAAATAATGCTTCAGAAAATCCGTGGAATTCGGGATGTAGATGAGGAGTTCGATGACTTGGTTATTGCCAGTGAAGAATCCAAGAAAGTACAGCATCCGTGGGCAAATATTATGAAGGAAAAGAACAGACCCCAGTTAACATTTGCGATGCTTATCCCATTTTTTCAGCAATTCACTGGCATTAATGTGATTATGTTCTATGCACCAGTTCTGTTTAAGACTATTGGCTTTGGGAGTACTGCTTCGCTCATGTCTGCCGTTATAACTGGTTTAGTAAATTGTTTATCAACCTTGGTTTCAATAGCCATTGTCGATAGATTTGGAAGGAGAGGACTCTTCCTTGAGGGTGGATCACAAATGCTCATAATGCag CTGGCGATTGCTGCTGCAATTGGTGCTAAATTTGGGGTTAGTGGAAACCCGGGCAGTTTGCCAAAGGGTTACGCTTTAGCGGTGGTAGCAATGATTTGTGTTTATGTAGCTGGCTTTGCATGGTCTTGGGGGCCTCTTGGTTGGTTGGTGCCTAGTGAGATTTTCCCTCTCGAAGTACGGTCTGCAGGGCAAAGTATCAACGTATCAGTAAATATGATCTTCACGTTTGTGGTTGCTCAGATTTTCCCTGTGATGCTGTGCAAACTCAAGTTCGGATTGTTCCTGTTCTTCTCATTCTTTGTGGTGATAATGACCATTTTCATCTATAAGTTTTTCCCAGAAACCAAAGGAGTTCCCATTGAAGAGATGGCAATTGTTTGGAGTCGGCATCCATACTGGAGGAAGTTCGTCCCTGCACCTGACAATATTGATGATGATAGAAAGCCTGGCTCTGGACGAATTGGAATTGAGATTGTTAAGAAGGAACAAGATTGCTGA
- the LOC113781704 gene encoding ethylene-responsive transcription factor ERF026 translates to MSSTSSSGSPSRPSGGKHPMYRGIRSRSGKWVSEIREPRKTTRIWLGTYPTPEMAAAAYDVAAIALKGSDIVLNFPDRVSSYPAPASPSPSDIRSAAAGAAEMMKEKTAGRGDDGDDDGNDHQELAFDQDRGLAGEDEFIDVEALIDMPNLLVDMAEGMLVSPPRIHSPPSSDSPEHSDVDSLWSYF, encoded by the exons ATGAGTTCTACATCTTCCAGTGGCTCGCCGAGCCGTCCCTCAGGTGGAAAGCACCCAATGTACCGTGGAATAAGGAGCCGGAGCGGCAAATGGGTATCGGAGATTCGCGAACCACGTAAAACTACACGTATTTGGCTAGGGACTTACCCTACACCGGAGATGGCGGCCGCGGCCTATGACGTGGCTGCAATTGCCTTGAAAGGTAGTGATATTGTACTAAACTTTCCTGATCGTGTTAGTTCCTACCCAGCCCCAGCCTCACCTTCTCCGTCTGATATACGCAGCGCGGCTGCGGGTGCTGCTGAGATGATGAAGGAGAAAACTGCAGGTCGTGGAGATGATGGTGATGATGATGGAAA TGATCATCAAGAATTAGCATTTGATCAAGATAGAGGCttggctggagaagatgaatTCATTGACGTAGAGGCACTGATTGATATGCCTAATTTGCTTGTGGACATGGCCGAGGGAATGCTAGTGAGCCCACCAAGAATACACTCTCCGCCATCTAGCGATTCGCCTGAACATTCTGATGTTGATAGCCTATGGAGCTATTTTTGA